The Camelina sativa cultivar DH55 chromosome 14, Cs, whole genome shotgun sequence genome includes a window with the following:
- the LOC104743244 gene encoding uncharacterized protein LOC104743244, with product MAELKHYNPQAYNSLQLTNPITWSRAFFKIGICCNDNLNNLSESFNRTIRQARRNPLLDLLEDIRRQCMVRNAKRFIIADNRLKTRFTKRAHAEIEKAIAGAQYCERYMARNNIHEVCQNGVGYSVDMDARSCGCRKWQMVGIPCSHATSMIIGKKEKVEDYVSDYYTKKRWRETYLDGIRPVQGMPLWPRLNWLPVLPPPWRRGNPERPSMLGGKEEMNLRLLQIPRRCQGKKE from the coding sequence ATGGCAGAACTCAAGCATTACAATCCTCAAGCATACAACTCTCTACAACTTACAAATCCAATAACATGGTCAAGAGCTTTTTTCAAGATTGGTATCTGCTGTAATGACAATCTTAACAATCTCAGTGAGTCATTCAATAGGACTATTAGACAAGCCAGGAGAAATCCTTTGCTGGATTTGCTTGAGGACATAAGAAGACAGTGCATGGTCAGAAATGCAAAGAGGTTTATCATAGCTGATAATAGGTTGAAGACACGGTTCACCAAAAGAGCTCATGCTGAGATTGAAAAAGCAATTGCTGGAGCCCAATATTGCGAGAGATATATGGCTAGAAACAACATACATGAGGTATGTCAGAATGGTGTAGGTTATAGTGTTGATATGGATGCAAGAAGTTGTGGATGCAGGAAGTGGCAGATGGTTGGCATCCCATGTTCTCATGCTACAAGTATGATAATAGGGAAAAAAGAGAAGGTTGAAGATTATGTCAGCGACTACTACACAAAGAAAAGGTGGCGAGAGACATACCTTGATGGTATTAGGCCTGTGCAAGGGATGCCATTGTGGCCTAGATTGAACTGGTTGCCTGTATTGCCACCACCATGGAGAAGAGGAAATCCCGAAAGACCTTCTATGCTAGGAGGAAAGGAAGAAAtgaatcttcgtcttcttcaaatACCAAGAAGATGTCAAGGGAAAAAAGAATAA